A genomic window from Daphnia magna isolate NIES linkage group LG9, ASM2063170v1.1, whole genome shotgun sequence includes:
- the LOC116931207 gene encoding LOW QUALITY PROTEIN: pro-resilin (The sequence of the model RefSeq protein was modified relative to this genomic sequence to represent the inferred CDS: deleted 2 bases in 1 codon): protein MKISALVLAIGLVAIVNAQLIDYDQLAGGFGLRKLTKKIERSTNNYQNQPIQQPSAGNYQQPQIGGGYQPQASAITSSYQQPNAAGGGYQPSASNGYSNQQQNKEPAAATYQNEKSATGTYGSSNAYDSAKKEKGMPYDFSWAVKDEPTNNDYAHQEKSDGYVVTGSYRILLPDGRTQIVTYRVEGDSGFVAKVKYEGEAKPYVAPAKSNYGSSSSGYQQQGSTAGSAGYNQATTSSSNYANQQQATAYGGAAGQSGIGQSSQGSSSYNNVPKPTTDVYAPPSSSPAQQQATTNYGQQQSAGGNSYGSSYDGSKSTGGPAYGAAAAGQNSYGSSSQASQPQAAAYSGNIQKPAQSYLTPPLPTAAAGSPAGYGANGQPSSYGSPQASAASYEQIKPSDSYLPPPPPPPAAAAASYPSSAGQANYGGTTQQTSSSGYGSSSTSQVSSSSSAYENVQKPSEDYLPPPPPPPSTYQSAPAAGQQSSSTSYGSSASQGSAAPLSKEQNKPSDSYLPPPASTVTAAYSSPATGPSNYAATGQQSSSQGPAISYEQNKPSDSYLPPPASPTAGQQSSSSSYGSSSSPQQQPANSYLPPPPVSTANAVYSSGAAGSSNYGTPATQQSSSSGYGSSQASAVSYEEPAAAVYQAPAGQGSSNYGSVAQSSSGSGSSQAPTVSYEEPSNSYLPPPPPAPAASYSAGSSNYGASSQQSPPSGYGSATATYDTNNVQKPADSYLPPTATYPPAGASTHYAAAQQPGYESSSTAYENKPSENYMPPTAVFQQSPSSASAYGTSSYQKPISSSPAADSYSNRKGSVDETSYSIGEGQLFHGDYRQQQQKVASSTASYGEDRSTFFFGNNNQRSASSYAAGENNVGAAKYPAANALGASTRANSRARSVVYSPVGWRLY, encoded by the exons ATGAAG ATTTCCGCACTCGTTTTGGCCATTGGTTTGGTGGCCATAGTCAACGCTCAGTTAATCGACTACGATCAACTAGCCGGCGGTTTTGGTCTGCGCAAATTGACCAAAAAGATCGAACGTTCTACCAACAATTATCAGAACCAACCAATTCAGCAGCCATCCGCTGGTAATTACCAACAGCCACAAATCGGCGGAGGTTATCAACCACAAGCGTCGGCCATCACCTCGTCCTATCAACAACCGAATGCCGCGGGAGGAGGTTATCAACCATCGGCCAGCAACGGTTACAGCAACCAACAGCAAAATAAGGAGCCAGCAGCGGCGACTTACCAGAATGAAAAATCTGCGACCGGAACGTATGGATCGAGCAACGCGTACGACTCTGCAAAG aaGGAAAAGGGAATGCCTTACGATTTCTCTTGGGCGGTGAAGGACGAGCCAACCAACAACGACTACGCCCATCAGGAAAAGAGCGACGGTTATGTTGTGACTGGATCCTATCGCATTTTGCTTCCGGATGGACGTACGCAAATCGTTACCTATCGGGTAGAAGGGGACAGTGGATTCGTCGCCAAAGTTAAATACGAAGGAGAAGCCAAACCTTACGTAGCCCCAGCTAAAAGCAATTACGGCTCTTCATCGTCCGGCTACCAACAGCAAGGATCGACAGCTGGATCTGCCGGCTACAATCAGGCAACGACCTCTTCATCCAACTACGCAAACCAACAACAAGCAACTGCCTACGGAGGAGCTGCTGGACAATCAGGAATTGGTCAATCGTCACAAGGATCATCCAGTTACAATAATGTGCCGAAACCAACGACTGATGTTTACGCACCTCCCAGCAGTTCACCGGCGCAACAACAGGCCACCACCAACTACGGACAGCAGCAATCAGCAGGTGGAAACAGTTATGGATCTTCTTATGATGGCAGCAAATCCACTGGAGGACCAGCTTATGGCGCAGCTGCTGCCGGACAGAATAGTTACGGGTCCTCCTCTCAGGCATCCCAGCCACAAGCTGCTGCTTACAGCGGAAATATCCAGAAACCGGCTCAAAGTTATTTAACTCCTCCACTTCCCACGGCTGCTGCTGGATCACCTGCTGGTTATGGAGCTAATGGGCAACCATCCAGTTACGGCTCTCCCCAAGCATCAGCAGCCTCTTACGAACAGATTAAACCCTCTGACAGCTACttgcctcctcctcctcctccaccggctgctgctgctgcttcttACCCATCTTCGGCTGGACAAGCCAACTACGGAGGTACGACGCAACAAACTTCTTCGTCAGGTTATGGATCTTCATCCACTTCCCAAGTTTCATCGTCGTCGTCTGCGTACGAGAATGTGCAGAAGCCGTCCGAAGATTACttgccgccgccgccgcctcCTCCTTCGACCTATCAGTCTGCTCCCGCTGCTGGACAACAATCTTCTTCAACTAGTTACGGTTCGTCTGCTTCCCAGGGATCCGCAGCTCCTCTATCT AAAGAACAGAATAAGCCATCCGACAGTTATTTACCTCCTCCTGCCTCCACAGTAACTGCTGCCTACTCTTCACCTGCTACTGGACCATCCAATTACGCAGCTACCGGACAACAATCTTCTTCCCAGGGACCCGCCATTTCCTATGAACAGAATAAACCTTCAGACAGTTACTTACCTCCTCCTGCTAGTCCCACTGCTGGACAACAATCTTCCTCGTCCAGCTACGGTTCGTCTTCTTCCCCCCAACAACAGCCGGCCAACAGTTACTTACCTCCTCCACCCGTTTCTACTGCTAACGCGGTTTATTCATCCGGTGCTGCTGGATCATCTAATTACGGAACTCCTGCGACACAACAATCTTCTTCATCAGGATACGGATCTTCTCAAGCATCTGCAGTTTCCTACGAAGAGCCTGCGGCTGCTGTTTATCAGGCACCTGCTGGACAAGGATCATCCAACTATGGATCTGTAGCGCAATCATCTTCAGGATCAGGCTCTTCACAAGCTCCAACAGTTTCCTACGAAGAGCCTTCCAACAGTTACCtacctcctcctcctcctgctCCAGCTGCTTCTTATTCAGCTGGATCATCCAACTACGGGGCTTCATCCCAGCAATCTCCTCCATCAGGTTACGGCTCAGCGACTGCAACATACGACACGAATAACGTACAGAAACCTGCCGACAGTTATCTACCACCAACTGCCACTTACCCACCAGCTGGAGCATCGACCCATTACGCTGCAGCCCAGCAGCCAGGTTACGAAAGTTCATCGACCGCCTACGAGAACAAACCGTCGGAAAATTATATGCCTCCAACCGCAGTTTTCCAACAATCGCCGTCCAGTGCGTCCGCATATGGAACTTCAAGTTACCAAAAGCCAATTTCTTCCAGCCCAGCAGCCGACAGTTACAGCAACAGGAAAGGATCTGTGGATGAGACCTCTTACAGCATCGGGGAGGGTCAATTGTTTCACGGTGATTACCGCCAACAGCAACAGAAAGTAGCATCGTCAACGGCTTCGTACGGTGAGGATAGGTCGACTTTCTTCTTTGGAAACAATAATCAACGTTCTGCTTCATCGTACGCCGCAGGTGAAAACAATGTTGGTGCTGCCAAATATCCAGCTGCTAACGCTCTGGGAGCCAGCACAAGGGCAAATAGTCGAGCTCGATCTGTCGTCTATTCTCCTGTAGGATGGCGTTTGTATTAa
- the LOC116931209 gene encoding methylenetetrahydrofolate reductase, whose amino-acid sequence MKPKIDYNSDGGLCSSSTSVSGEDTPNRDERCQSPTDFDYTSGNKSLAEKIRLRIESGEKFFSLEFFPPRTKEGAVNLLARFERLRLACPLFCDVTWHPAGNPGGDTETSSMTIASAALNYCGLETMLHLTCCNLSREDVIKHLNRAREMGIRSILALRGDPPIGQDWHPPENGLKYAVDLVRLIRNLFGDDFSICVAGYPTGHPDATSYEADLLHLKEKVDAGADFIITQLFFRAETFIKFVRDCRALGINVPIIPGVMPIQSYDSLRQIAKLSKLEVPEEIINIVAPLKDNDEAIRNYGVQQAVSLIRELFNAGLAPGVHFYTLNREVATTTILKQLGLWVTEPRRPLPWRRAANAKRSTETVRPIFWSSRPKAYIYRTRHWDEFPNGRWGKSDSPAFGELKDYYLFYLKSKSSKNDLLRMWGEELCSEQDVWDVFHCYLSGQPNKCGVKITKIAWNDEELSSETSLLQEKLSEFNKKGVLTINSQPNVNGAPSDDPVVGWGPRGGYVYQKAYLEFFTCQANVQALLKVLPSFPRVNFHIINSNGSADYTNCHRHRPVAVTWGVFPGREVLQPTVVDPVSFKVWKDEAFALWREQWGKLYPEGSTSRDLLTRISETYYLVNLVDNDFPRDSCLWELLNAMFAQRELDNMSDFIQQDSDVHLDAVDHYENGLRLTRRQDSQGDGSYTHYTMEELVEAAHRQEMHDEIVTGEGHQ is encoded by the exons ATGAAACCGAAAATCGATTACAACTCGGACGGTGGTCTGTGCAGCAGCTCGACAAGCGTTTCGGGTGAAGACACCCCCAATCGCGATGAGCGATGTCAAAGCCCGACGGATTTTGATTACACTTCCGGTAACAAATCTTTGGCAGAAAAGATTCGTTTGCGCATCGAAAGTGGCGAAAAATTTTTCTCGTTGGAATTTTTCCCTCCTAGAACAAAAGAGGGTGCCGTTAATCTATTAGCAAG attCGAACGACTGAGGTTAGCTTGCCCTTTGTTTTGCGATGTCACGTGGCATCCAGCTGGCAACCCGGGTGGCGATACCGAGACCTCGTCAATGACCATTGCCAGTGCTGCGCTCAACTATTGCGGCCTGGAAACAATGTTGCACTTAACGTGCTGTAACCTTAGTCGGGAAGATGTTATCAAGCACCTTAACCGGGCAAGAGAAATGGGCATCAGGAGCATTCTAGCCCTTAGGGGAG ATCCACCAATCGGTCAAGATTGGCATCCACCGGAAAATGGGTTGAAATATGCAGTCGATCTAGTGCGGCTGATTCGCAATCTCTTTGGCGACGATTTTAGCATTTGCGTGGCTGGATATCCCACTGGTCATCCGGATGCTACTTCGTACGAAGCCGATTTACTACACTTGAAAGAGAAG GTGGATGCAGGAGCTGATTTCATCATCACTCAATTATTCTTTCGCGCCGAAACGTTCATCAAATTTGTGCGTGACTGCAGAGCATTGGGTATCAACGTGCCCATCATTCCTGGAGTGATGCCCATCCAGTCGTACGATTCACTCCGTCAAATAGCCAAACTTTCTAAATTAGAAGTGCCTGAAGAAATAATAAACATTGTAGCGCCCCTCAAAGACAACGACGAGGCTATCCGAAATTACGGCGTCCAACAGGCCGTCAGTCTCATTCGCGAATTGTTTAATGCCGGCTTAGCGCCCGGCGTTCATTTCTACACGCTCAACAGAGAAGTGGCAACAACAACCATTTTGAAACAGTTGGGTCTTTGGGTGACGGAACCTAGACGGCCCTTACCTTGGCGCAGAGCCGCCAACGCCAAACGATCCACAGAAACtgtgcgtcccattttttggTCCTCAAGACCGAAAGCCTATATCTACCGGACCCGCCACTGGGACGAGTTTCCTAACGGACGTTGGGGTAAATCTGATTCACCTGCATTCGGTGAACTCAAGGATTATTATCTCTTTTATTTGAAG agTAAGAGCTCCAAAAATGATCTGTTGCGCATGTGGGGAGAGGAGTTGTGTTCAGAGCAAGATGTCTGGGATGTTTTCCATTGCTACCTGTCAGGACAGCCCAACAAATGTGGCGTCAAAATCACCAAAATCGCATGGAACGATGAAGAGCTGAGTTCAGAGACATCACTACTTCAAGAGAAATTATCAGAGTTCAACAAAAAAGGAGTGTTGACTATCAATTCTCAG CCAAATGTGAATGGAGCTCCTAGTGACGATCCGGTCGTCGGATGGGGACCCAGAGGCGGTTACGTTTATCAAAAAGCTTATCTCGAATTTTTCACGTGCCAAGCCAATGTCCAGGCTCTCTTGAAAGTGTTGCCCAGTTTTCCTAGGGTCAATTTCCACATCATCAACAGCAAC GGCTCAGCTGATTATACCAATTGTCACAGACATAGACCAGTGGCTGTGACGTGGGGCGTTTTCCCTGGACGTGAAGTCCTGCAGCCGACGGTGGTCGATCCCGTTTCGTTCAAAGTGTGGAAAGACGAAGCTTTTGCTCTGTGGCGAGAACAGTGGGGCAAACTGTATCCGGAAGGGTCGACTTCACGTGATCTTTTGACTCGAATCTCTGAGACTTACTACCTCGTCAATTTAGTAGACAATGATTTCCCTCGTGATAGTTGCCTGTGGGAGCTTCTCAACGCCATGTTTGCCCAACGTGAGCTCGACAATATGAGCGATTTTATCCAGCAAGATTCCGACGTCCATTTGGATGCTGTTGATCACTACGAGAATGGTCTGAGATTGACAAGACGCCAGGATTCACAAGGCGATGGGAGTTATACTCATTACACGATGGAAGAATTGGTGGAAGCAGCACATCGTCAAGAGATGCACGATGAAATTGTGACAGGCGAAGGACACCAgtga